The region CATCTGTGTTAATTGTGACTCAACTAAGCTGTATTAAATCACCAATTTGAGAAACCTTAACCTTTGCACAAAAGAGCTTAGGTTTTAAAGATAAAGCTACTTTGGAAAGCATCGAAATAGAGACTGTTCTATTAGCAGGAAGCTCTTTTCTTATCCTCTCGATTTATGTTCTGGACACAGAGAATAAAGCTGCGGGGCCTTCTCGCTTTGAGAAGCATTACTTCGACAAAGTGAGTGTCAAAATATCTTATACAGAGTAAGCCTGTTCATTCTCTGCACAAAGCTGTTGATCCTACTAAGCTTTATTAAAAATTTTAAAGGATAGCTCGGTGGTGGCTATTTTTAACTTTTATTTTGACAAGAACATAAGATCCTAAGTTTCAGTACAACTCTCTGTAAATAAACATAATTAATCTTGAAAAGGAAATATATGAAAAAAATAATCGTATTTATAATCATCACAATGAACTTGGTTTTTTCAAGCTTACTCGTTCCTCGCTCCATTAAGCGGCTTATCCTGGACCTTAGAAAAATGAAGAGCACAGTATGCTAAAAAGATATATAGAAAGCTATGATATTAAGCAACCAGCTACAGTTTTTTTTAGAACGTTTGGAGAATCTTGGCTCTTAACAGGGTTTTTAGCGTATCTATCTATATGGATATGTAATATGATTGGGGTTGATGGGAGTGAATCTTTACTTGATATGACTCAAGACGAAGAGGAGCGGCTTAGTAAATATGAGTTTGTTTTATCTGTTGTTTTTGCGCCTTTAGTAGAGACTGTGCTATTTCAGATCATCCCATTTGAGCTGTGTAAAAAGTTTTTCAAGAATTTAAACCTTGGGTTTCTATGTTCTTTTCTGATTTTCATGGCACTTCATTTTACAAATTCAATTGATTCAGGGATTATCGCGGGAGTCGGAGGTGGATTTTATTTAGGATTAATTTACTTTTTATTTCGAGAGGAGAAGTTTTCAAAAGCTGTTTTTATGACGGTTTTGATCCATACAGCTATGAACTTCACAGTATTCGCTATGGAGGGATTATGAACATGGATAAAGCGCCTTCTAACTTGTCACTCCAGAGAAATCCTTCCACTGCGCTACAGAATTCTCTG is a window of Lentisphaera araneosa HTCC2155 DNA encoding:
- a CDS encoding CPBP family intramembrane glutamic endopeptidase, yielding MLKRYIESYDIKQPATVFFRTFGESWLLTGFLAYLSIWICNMIGVDGSESLLDMTQDEEERLSKYEFVLSVVFAPLVETVLFQIIPFELCKKFFKNLNLGFLCSFLIFMALHFTNSIDSGIIAGVGGGFYLGLIYFLFREEKFSKAVFMTVLIHTAMNFTVFAMEGL